In Candidatus Roseilinea sp., one DNA window encodes the following:
- a CDS encoding esterase, with the protein MNREYHKWWSPSLGREMELLVFGHHGARVLVFPTSRGRFFEWEDRGMFGPDGLGHQIEQGWLQVYCVDSVDGESWYNYTAHPGHRGWRHTQYMNYIANEVLPLTRAKNGNPFLIVLGASFGAYHAACFAFRFPHSVGRIIGMSGMYDIKRFTGGYSDDNVYFNNPMDFIQHEHDWGRMEALRRMDIILATGKEDSLRHESERMSAVLWNKGIGNALRLWDGWSHDWPYWKRMLHRYIGGHD; encoded by the coding sequence ATGAACAGGGAATATCACAAGTGGTGGAGCCCGTCGCTTGGCCGGGAGATGGAGTTGCTCGTCTTCGGACACCACGGTGCGCGCGTGCTGGTCTTCCCCACTTCACGCGGCCGGTTCTTCGAATGGGAAGACCGCGGCATGTTCGGTCCGGATGGACTGGGTCACCAAATCGAGCAGGGTTGGCTGCAAGTGTATTGTGTGGACAGCGTGGACGGCGAGAGTTGGTACAACTACACGGCGCATCCCGGCCATCGCGGCTGGCGGCATACCCAATACATGAATTACATAGCGAACGAAGTGCTGCCGCTGACCCGCGCCAAGAACGGTAATCCGTTTTTGATCGTGCTCGGTGCCAGCTTCGGCGCGTATCATGCAGCCTGTTTTGCGTTCAGATTCCCGCACTCGGTGGGTCGCATCATCGGTATGAGCGGGATGTATGACATCAAGCGCTTCACCGGCGGCTATAGCGACGATAACGTGTACTTCAACAATCCGATGGATTTCATCCAGCACGAGCACGACTGGGGCCGGATGGAGGCATTGCGCCGGATGGACATCATCCTGGCGACCGGCAAGGAAGATTCGCTGCGCCACGAATCGGAGCGCATGAGCGCGGTGTTGTGGAACAAGGGCATCGGCAACGCCCTGCGGCTGTGGGATGGCTGGTCGCACGATTGGCCTTACTGGAAGCGCATGTTGCATCGGTACATTGGAGGACACGATTAG
- the secD gene encoding protein translocase subunit SecD, which produces MRQNTFIRLLIILALLAISAYIVLPVTKPDFVKSLVFWQEARGRDLQIKQGLDLKGGLQVLLASDLPGGAQPTPEQMESARRIIEDRVNGLGVSEPIIQQQGDDRILVELPGVTDRNLAIDLIKQTGQLEFVDAGFTPLLDGTPISTTYSLYGGLLFPQTLPTGKPISETLNAQAGGRVYNTAFTGEILQSATPGLDNLGRNVVNFTIKPQFQEDFRRYTSEKLNQAMCIVLDQRVISCPTIRAVLSADGTISGSFTRESANNLALVLSYGSLPVPLTIETTRDIGATLGADSIRRSLAAGAIALIAMIAFMVVRYRLPGVLSAFALVFFMLVSLALFVLIPVTLTLPGIAGFLLSVAAAVDANVLIFERFREELRGGRTMRAAVEAAFQRAWPSIRDANISTLITCAILFVFGNTFGASAVRGFAITLSLGILVSLFSAMFVTRTLMRLTFSEQAETIEARRAVLLGV; this is translated from the coding sequence ATGCGTCAAAACACGTTCATCAGATTGCTGATCATCCTCGCGTTGCTCGCGATATCGGCCTACATCGTCCTCCCGGTGACCAAGCCCGATTTCGTGAAGAGCCTGGTCTTCTGGCAGGAAGCGCGCGGGCGTGATCTGCAGATCAAGCAGGGCTTGGATTTGAAAGGTGGCCTGCAGGTGCTGCTGGCCAGCGATCTGCCGGGCGGCGCCCAGCCTACGCCGGAGCAGATGGAATCGGCCCGGCGCATCATCGAGGATCGCGTGAACGGCCTGGGTGTCTCCGAGCCGATCATCCAGCAGCAGGGCGACGATCGCATCCTCGTCGAGTTGCCCGGCGTGACCGACCGTAACTTGGCGATTGACCTCATCAAGCAGACCGGCCAACTCGAATTCGTGGACGCCGGCTTCACCCCGCTCCTGGACGGCACGCCGATCTCGACCACCTACAGCCTGTATGGCGGGTTGCTATTCCCGCAGACTCTGCCGACCGGCAAACCCATCAGCGAGACGTTGAATGCGCAGGCGGGGGGCAGGGTGTATAACACCGCCTTCACCGGCGAAATCCTACAGTCGGCTACGCCGGGCCTCGACAATCTGGGCCGCAACGTCGTCAACTTCACCATCAAGCCGCAGTTCCAGGAGGACTTCCGGCGCTATACCAGCGAGAAGCTGAACCAGGCCATGTGCATCGTGCTCGACCAGCGCGTGATCTCGTGTCCGACCATCCGCGCGGTGCTGAGCGCCGATGGCACGATCAGCGGCAGCTTCACGCGCGAGAGCGCGAACAACCTGGCGTTGGTGCTGAGCTACGGCTCGCTGCCGGTGCCGCTCACCATCGAGACCACGCGCGACATCGGCGCGACGCTGGGCGCCGATTCGATCCGCCGCAGCCTGGCCGCGGGTGCGATCGCGCTGATCGCGATGATCGCCTTCATGGTCGTTCGCTATCGGCTGCCCGGCGTGCTTTCGGCATTTGCGCTGGTGTTCTTCATGCTGGTCTCGCTGGCGTTGTTCGTGCTGATTCCGGTCACCCTCACGCTGCCCGGCATCGCCGGCTTCCTGCTCTCGGTAGCAGCGGCGGTGGACGCCAACGTGCTGATCTTCGAGCGCTTCCGCGAAGAGCTGCGCGGCGGGCGCACCATGCGCGCTGCAGTCGAGGCGGCCTTCCAGCGCGCCTGGCCTTCGATCCGCGACGCCAACATCAGCACGCTGATCACCTGCGCCATCCTGTTCGTGTTCGGCAACACGTTCGGCGCCAGCGCCGTGCGTGGTTTCGCCATCACCCTGTCGCTCGGTATCCTCGTCAGCTTGTTCTCGGCCATGTTCGTCACGCGCACGCTAATGCGCCTCACGTTCAGCGAGCAGGCTGAGACGATCGAGGCGCGCCGCGCCGTCCTGTTGGGGGTCTAG
- a CDS encoding histidine triad nucleotide-binding protein: MPTDTLFAKIARREVPARIVYQDEAVTAFHDINPVAPTHILIIPNKIIPTMNDATDDDTALLGRLMLTAQKLAKQIGIAEGGYRLVVNCNPDGGQSVYHLHIHLLGGRKMTWPPG, translated from the coding sequence ATGCCAACGGACACACTCTTCGCCAAGATCGCGCGCCGGGAGGTCCCTGCGCGGATCGTGTATCAGGACGAAGCGGTGACGGCCTTTCACGACATCAACCCCGTCGCCCCGACGCACATCCTGATCATCCCCAACAAGATCATCCCGACGATGAACGATGCGACGGACGATGACACGGCGCTGCTCGGCCGGTTGATGCTGACGGCGCAGAAGTTGGCCAAGCAGATCGGCATTGCCGAAGGGGGCTACCGGCTGGTGGTGAACTGTAATCCAGACGGCGGGCAATCGGTGTATCACCTGCACATCCATCTGCTCGGCGGGCGCAAGATGACCTGGCCACCGGGTTGA
- a CDS encoding transporter, which produces MQRPSLTRFAWLSIAAAVFTIGLKFLAYLLTGSVGLLSDALESLVNLAGALMALAMLSLAARPPDEEHAYGHTKAEYFSSGVEGALITVAAISIGVAAINRLLHPQPIEQPGLGLAISAVASTINLGAALVLRDAGRRYHSITLEANAKHLFTDVLTSVAVIGGVALVVPTGWLWLDPIIALIVAANIARMGIPLLRRSANGLLDVSLPEADVAKVRGVLDRYAGSDGIQYHALRTRQAAARSFVSVHILVPGRWSVQRGHHLLERIEADIRSALPNATVFTHLEPLEDAVSWRDQTLERDDRVGASSGGANG; this is translated from the coding sequence ATGCAGCGCCCATCGCTCACGCGCTTCGCATGGCTTTCCATCGCTGCAGCCGTCTTCACCATCGGCCTGAAGTTTTTGGCCTACTTGCTCACCGGCTCGGTCGGTCTGCTCTCCGACGCACTGGAGTCACTGGTCAACCTGGCCGGCGCGCTGATGGCGCTGGCGATGCTGAGCCTGGCCGCGCGCCCGCCCGACGAGGAACACGCCTATGGCCACACCAAGGCCGAATACTTCTCCAGCGGCGTCGAGGGTGCGCTGATCACCGTCGCAGCGATCAGCATCGGCGTAGCAGCGATCAACCGGCTGCTCCACCCACAACCCATCGAGCAACCTGGGTTAGGCTTGGCCATCTCGGCAGTTGCCTCAACGATCAACCTCGGCGCGGCGCTCGTGCTGCGCGACGCCGGCCGCCGATACCACTCGATCACCCTGGAAGCCAACGCCAAGCATCTGTTCACCGACGTGCTCACATCCGTTGCCGTGATAGGTGGCGTGGCGCTGGTCGTGCCGACCGGCTGGCTCTGGCTCGACCCGATCATCGCGCTGATCGTCGCTGCCAACATCGCCCGCATGGGTATCCCGTTGCTCAGGCGGTCGGCGAACGGCCTACTGGACGTCAGCCTGCCCGAGGCCGACGTGGCGAAGGTGCGCGGCGTGCTCGACCGCTACGCCGGCAGCGATGGCATCCAGTACCACGCGCTGCGCACGCGCCAGGCTGCCGCGCGCAGCTTCGTCTCGGTGCACATCCTGGTGCCGGGCCGGTGGAGCGTGCAGCGCGGCCATCACTTGCTGGAGCGCATCGAGGCCGACATCCGCAGCGCACTGCCCAACGCCACGGTCTTCACGCACCTCGAGCCGTTGGAAGATGCAGTGTCGTGGCGCGACCAAACGTTGGAGCGCGACGACCGGGTCGGAGCGTCGTCTGGCGGAGCGAATGGGTGA
- a CDS encoding sodium-dependent bicarbonate transport family permease, with protein sequence MSADLIVSNLLNPPVLFFLLGILAVLVKSDLELPAPIPKVLALYLLLSLGFKGGMALRENNGGLALPALGAALLMALIVPLYAFPVLRHRLSLPDAAAVAATYGSVSAVTFVTATAFLQRLGEPQGGYMTAALALMESPAIVVGVLLARMGQRNDDVQGQLMALLHEALFNSSVLLLVGSLAIGYIAGKASGDSLKPFTESLFPGLLSLFLLDMGLVVGRRLGDLKRMGAFPIAFAFGLPLVNAALGMGIARLIGLPVGDALLFVVLCASASYIAVPAAMRQALPQANPALYVTMALALTFPFNVVLGIPLYMSVISALWP encoded by the coding sequence ATGAGCGCCGACCTAATCGTTTCTAACCTGCTCAACCCGCCGGTGCTGTTCTTCCTGCTGGGCATCTTGGCTGTCCTGGTCAAGTCCGACCTGGAGCTGCCGGCACCGATCCCCAAGGTCTTGGCGCTGTATCTGCTGTTGTCGCTTGGCTTCAAGGGCGGCATGGCGCTGCGCGAGAACAACGGTGGGCTGGCGTTGCCGGCACTGGGCGCGGCGTTGCTGATGGCGCTGATCGTGCCGCTGTACGCCTTCCCCGTGCTTCGCCACCGCCTGAGCCTGCCCGATGCCGCCGCGGTCGCGGCGACCTACGGCTCGGTCAGCGCGGTCACTTTCGTCACGGCGACGGCGTTTCTGCAGCGGCTAGGTGAACCGCAGGGTGGCTACATGACGGCAGCGCTGGCGTTGATGGAGTCGCCGGCCATCGTGGTCGGCGTGTTGTTGGCGCGGATGGGCCAACGCAACGACGATGTCCAGGGCCAACTGATGGCGTTGCTGCATGAGGCGCTGTTCAACAGCTCGGTGTTGTTGCTGGTGGGCAGCCTAGCGATCGGCTATATCGCCGGCAAAGCGAGCGGCGACTCGCTCAAGCCTTTCACCGAGTCACTGTTCCCCGGATTGCTCAGCTTGTTTTTGCTGGATATGGGGCTGGTGGTGGGGCGACGGTTGGGCGATCTGAAGCGCATGGGTGCCTTCCCGATCGCGTTCGCGTTCGGCCTGCCACTGGTCAATGCAGCGCTGGGCATGGGCATCGCGCGGCTGATCGGCCTGCCGGTGGGCGACGCGTTGCTTTTCGTCGTGTTGTGCGCCAGCGCGTCTTACATCGCCGTGCCGGCAGCTATGCGCCAGGCGCTGCCACAGGCCAATCCGGCGCTCTACGTGACGATGGCCCTGGCGCTCACCTTCCCGTTCAACGTCGTGCTCGGCATCCCGCTCTACATGAGCGTGATCTCCGCGCTGTGGCCGTGA
- a CDS encoding ABC transporter, with translation MIEIQTLSKSYGGRTALDSVSLSVPQGAIFGLIGPRGAGKTTLLRILATLVAPTAGDAFVAGASVVSEPLRVRRQVGYLPEDFGVYPDQTCAEYIEFFAACYGVLPKERAALATDLLQLVDLYHRKDTPADRLTPSMRHRLGIARVLAHDPRVLLLDELTTGLDPRARVEARELLKELSSMGKTILLTASNLAEVQDLCTHAAILHEGQVVQAGSLDDVLATTPPYRIIAVKFLGDARLAMNLIKAANGVVDVQQLNGPASPTDTLAGIALLKELRVTFDGAYADASMLLRSLMHSGVQVVSFAEES, from the coding sequence GTGATCGAAATCCAAACGCTGAGCAAATCCTACGGTGGGCGAACGGCGCTCGACAGCGTGAGTTTGTCTGTGCCGCAGGGCGCCATCTTCGGCTTGATCGGGCCGCGCGGTGCGGGCAAGACGACGCTGCTGAGGATTCTGGCGACGCTGGTTGCGCCCACGGCCGGTGATGCGTTCGTCGCCGGCGCGTCGGTGGTGAGCGAACCGCTGCGCGTGCGCCGGCAGGTGGGCTACCTGCCCGAGGACTTTGGCGTTTATCCCGACCAGACGTGCGCGGAATACATCGAGTTCTTCGCAGCATGCTACGGCGTGCTGCCCAAGGAGCGTGCGGCGTTGGCGACAGACTTGCTGCAGTTGGTGGACCTGTATCACCGCAAGGACACGCCGGCCGACCGGCTAACGCCTTCGATGCGCCATCGCTTGGGCATCGCGCGCGTCCTGGCGCACGACCCGCGCGTGTTGTTGCTGGATGAATTGACGACGGGGCTTGACCCGCGCGCTCGGGTGGAAGCGCGCGAGCTGTTGAAGGAGTTGAGCAGCATGGGCAAGACGATCCTCCTTACCGCGTCGAACTTGGCCGAAGTCCAGGATCTCTGCACCCATGCGGCGATCCTACACGAAGGCCAGGTCGTGCAGGCCGGCTCGCTCGACGACGTCTTGGCGACTACGCCGCCCTATCGCATCATCGCCGTGAAGTTCCTCGGCGACGCACGGCTGGCTATGAACTTGATCAAGGCGGCCAACGGCGTGGTGGATGTGCAGCAGCTCAACGGACCTGCTTCACCCACGGATACGTTGGCCGGCATCGCGCTGCTGAAGGAGCTTCGCGTCACGTTCGATGGGGCCTACGCCGACGCCAGCATGCTGCTGCGCTCGCTCATGCACAGCGGCGTGCAGGTCGTCTCGTTCGCGGAGGAAAGCTAA
- the secF gene encoding protein-export membrane protein SecF → MFDLFRIVENRRYYFVLSLLVILPGVLAMIYNVITLPTHTPWRLSVDFLPGNRFEVRFTQPTSEDQIRSVFQSFGITNPAITRLGDPSENIWQVRTVFIEGDRAQEIRSALAKVAPLDENSTQIQSVSPTVAAQVTQAAVIAVIVATVAILLFIWWSFRKAEHAFRYSICAIAALIHDILIAAGITAIFSALFNWEIDALFLTAMLTVLGFSIQDTIVVYDRIRENLTRRRGESFETIVTRSLLETLNRSLTTSLINILVLTALLLFGGASIKQFVAVLLIGMISGTYSSIFVAVPLVVAWFERDLWGTKQRTPQVAIAGK, encoded by the coding sequence ATGTTCGATCTCTTTCGTATCGTCGAGAATCGCCGCTACTATTTCGTCCTCTCGCTCTTGGTGATCCTGCCGGGCGTGTTGGCGATGATCTACAACGTCATCACCTTGCCGACCCACACGCCATGGCGGTTGAGCGTGGACTTCCTGCCGGGCAACCGCTTCGAGGTGAGGTTCACGCAGCCGACCAGCGAAGATCAGATCCGCAGCGTCTTCCAATCGTTCGGCATCACCAACCCGGCCATCACCCGGCTAGGCGACCCGTCGGAGAACATTTGGCAGGTGCGCACGGTGTTCATCGAGGGCGATCGCGCGCAGGAGATCCGCAGCGCGCTGGCGAAGGTCGCCCCGCTCGATGAGAACAGCACGCAGATCCAGTCAGTCAGCCCAACGGTTGCCGCGCAGGTGACCCAGGCGGCGGTCATCGCCGTGATCGTCGCGACGGTCGCGATCCTGCTATTCATCTGGTGGTCGTTCCGCAAGGCGGAGCATGCCTTCCGCTACAGCATCTGCGCCATTGCTGCGCTCATCCACGATATCCTGATCGCCGCCGGCATTACGGCCATCTTCTCCGCGCTGTTCAATTGGGAGATTGATGCGCTCTTCCTCACGGCGATGCTCACCGTGCTCGGCTTCTCCATCCAGGACACCATCGTGGTGTACGACCGCATCCGTGAGAACCTGACGCGCCGGCGTGGGGAGTCTTTCGAGACCATCGTCACGCGCAGCTTGCTGGAGACGCTGAACCGCTCGCTCACCACGTCGCTCATCAACATCCTGGTGTTGACGGCGCTGCTGTTGTTCGGTGGGGCCAGCATCAAGCAGTTCGTTGCGGTGCTGCTCATCGGCATGATCAGCGGCACGTATTCGTCCATCTTCGTCGCCGTCCCGCTGGTAGTGGCCTGGTTCGAGCGCGACCTGTGGGGGACGAAGCAGCGCACGCCGCAGGTGGCAATTGCCGGGAAGTGA
- a CDS encoding NDP-sugar dehydratase or epimerase yields MKFLITGGAGFLGVALANALARQGHVVRVIDDISTGDPARLDPAVHFTRGDVNDIPKLWSLLHGVDCAYHLAARVSVSESVLYPREYNATNVGGTVALIQAVRDAGVRRLVFTSSGAIYGEQPDERVREDAIPNPGSPYAVSKLAAEYYVNTIGALWGIDTVILRVFNAYGPGQPLRASHPPVVPAVIRQALSGGSIIVHGDGRQQRDFVYVDDVVSALIAAATAPNVNRLIINVGSGVPTSINELVATVGRVIGKELTPLRVTAESGGVSRLCADLQRARERLGYVPKVSLEEGIRRTVEAFKANGV; encoded by the coding sequence ATGAAATTCCTCATCACAGGCGGCGCCGGCTTCCTCGGCGTCGCGCTGGCCAACGCGCTGGCGCGCCAAGGGCACGTGGTGCGCGTGATTGACGACATCAGCACGGGCGATCCGGCGCGCCTTGACCCAGCCGTGCACTTCACGCGCGGCGACGTCAATGACATCCCCAAACTCTGGTCGCTCCTGCACGGGGTGGACTGCGCCTACCACCTCGCTGCGCGCGTGTCGGTCTCCGAGTCGGTGTTGTATCCGCGCGAATACAACGCGACGAACGTGGGCGGCACGGTGGCCCTGATCCAGGCGGTGCGCGATGCCGGCGTGCGCCGGCTGGTGTTCACCTCGTCCGGCGCGATCTACGGCGAGCAGCCCGACGAGCGCGTGCGCGAGGATGCCATTCCCAACCCCGGCTCGCCCTACGCCGTGAGCAAGCTGGCCGCCGAATACTACGTGAACACGATCGGTGCGCTGTGGGGCATAGACACGGTGATCTTGCGTGTATTCAATGCCTATGGCCCCGGCCAGCCGCTGCGCGCCTCGCATCCGCCGGTCGTGCCGGCGGTGATCCGCCAAGCGCTCAGCGGCGGCTCGATCATCGTCCACGGCGACGGCCGGCAACAACGCGACTTCGTGTATGTGGACGATGTGGTGAGCGCACTGATCGCTGCAGCGACCGCGCCGAACGTCAATCGGCTGATCATCAACGTCGGCAGCGGTGTGCCCACCAGCATCAACGAGTTAGTGGCGACGGTCGGGCGGGTGATCGGTAAAGAGTTGACCCCGCTGCGCGTGACGGCGGAGAGCGGCGGCGTGTCGCGGTTGTGCGCCGACCTGCAGCGCGCCCGCGAGCGCCTGGGCTATGTGCCAAAGGTCTCGCTCGAAGAAGGCATCCGCCGGACGGTCGAGGCATTCAAGGCGAACGGCGTTTGA
- a CDS encoding glutathione synthase, with protein sequence MKKIGVIVGREWSWPPAFIEEVNERNEGVVAECAKLGGTRMNEPCPYEVIVDRISHEVPYYRSYLKNAVLQGTYVVNNPFMWTADDKFFEASLATKLGVHSPKTVVLPNKDYVPGIVHNESLRNLVYPIPWAEHVDYLGGFPLVLKDAHGGGWKGVFVVHSMDELFARYNESGLLTMVLQEFIRWENYLRCMCIGQEHVYVAKYDPVNRRYLKHDLTPEMHERVVRESLALVRALGYDMNTIEWAIREGVPYAIDFMNPAPDMDINSCGYEYHRWCVERMADMCIMLAKLPRPQQTPYRV encoded by the coding sequence ATGAAAAAGATCGGAGTGATCGTAGGCCGCGAGTGGTCGTGGCCGCCGGCATTCATCGAAGAGGTGAACGAGCGCAACGAGGGCGTGGTCGCTGAATGTGCCAAGCTGGGTGGCACGCGCATGAACGAGCCGTGTCCCTATGAGGTCATCGTGGATCGCATCTCGCACGAGGTGCCGTATTACCGCTCCTACCTCAAAAACGCCGTGTTGCAGGGAACGTATGTGGTCAACAACCCGTTCATGTGGACGGCCGATGACAAGTTCTTCGAAGCGTCGCTGGCCACGAAACTGGGCGTTCACAGTCCAAAGACGGTGGTGTTGCCGAACAAGGACTACGTGCCGGGCATCGTGCACAACGAGAGCTTGCGCAACCTGGTCTATCCCATCCCGTGGGCCGAGCATGTGGACTATCTCGGCGGCTTCCCCTTGGTGCTGAAAGACGCGCACGGCGGCGGCTGGAAGGGCGTGTTCGTCGTACACTCGATGGACGAGCTGTTCGCGCGTTACAACGAGAGCGGCCTGCTCACCATGGTGCTGCAAGAATTCATTCGCTGGGAGAACTATCTGCGCTGCATGTGCATCGGCCAGGAGCACGTCTATGTTGCCAAGTACGATCCGGTGAACCGCCGTTATTTGAAACACGACCTGACGCCGGAGATGCACGAGCGCGTCGTGCGCGAGTCGCTGGCCTTGGTGCGTGCGCTGGGCTACGACATGAACACCATCGAGTGGGCCATCCGCGAGGGTGTGCCCTATGCGATTGATTTCATGAATCCTGCGCCGGATATGGACATCAACTCCTGCGGCTACGAGTATCACCGCTGGTGCGTGGAGCGGATGGCCGACATGTGCATTATGCTGGCCAAGTTGCCCCGCCCACAGCAAACACCGTATCGGGTTTGA
- a CDS encoding sodium-dependent bicarbonate transport family permease has translation MDTLEIIRTSFLSPLVLAFIVGVIATLVRSELEFPQPVLNAISIYLVFSIALKGGTELAEAGLGRIVAPALVTALLAVVTPSLAYFLARRFIRLDIANAAGIAALYGSVSSVTFFAALSLAEKLGSPAEPFMPVLVSLMEWAILIALFIARWRLRRAELNGNLPMSEILIDTLRGRSVILLLGGLFIGALIGETGFQSVKPFFEDPFRGVLTLFLLEMGMVAGRQLREFFRLGPRLLAFGVAFPVFNGLLGTMLGVLAGLSPGGSFVLGAITASASYIDAPVAVRAALPQANPSIYLTSSLGITFPFNLVIGLPLYYQFALWLHALVR, from the coding sequence TTGGACACGCTGGAGATCATCAGAACGAGCTTTCTTTCGCCACTGGTGCTGGCGTTCATCGTCGGCGTTATTGCCACGCTGGTCAGGAGTGAACTGGAATTCCCGCAGCCCGTCCTGAACGCCATTTCGATTTACCTGGTCTTTTCAATCGCGTTGAAAGGTGGGACGGAGCTGGCCGAGGCCGGTCTGGGGCGGATCGTCGCACCAGCGCTGGTGACGGCGCTGCTGGCCGTAGTTACGCCGTCGCTGGCCTACTTCCTGGCGCGCCGGTTCATCCGGCTGGACATTGCGAACGCTGCCGGCATCGCCGCGCTCTACGGGTCGGTTTCCTCGGTCACCTTCTTTGCGGCGCTGTCGCTGGCGGAGAAGCTGGGCAGCCCGGCCGAGCCGTTCATGCCGGTGCTGGTCAGCCTGATGGAGTGGGCGATCCTGATCGCGCTGTTCATCGCCCGTTGGCGCTTGCGCCGCGCCGAGCTGAACGGCAATTTGCCGATGAGTGAAATTCTGATTGACACGCTGCGCGGGCGCAGCGTGATCCTGTTACTCGGCGGCCTGTTCATCGGCGCGCTGATCGGCGAGACGGGCTTCCAATCGGTCAAGCCGTTCTTCGAAGATCCCTTCCGCGGCGTGCTGACGCTGTTCTTGCTGGAGATGGGCATGGTCGCCGGCCGTCAATTGCGTGAGTTCTTCCGACTTGGCCCGCGCCTGCTGGCCTTTGGCGTGGCTTTCCCCGTGTTCAACGGGTTGCTGGGGACGATGCTGGGTGTGCTAGCCGGCCTCTCGCCCGGCGGCAGCTTTGTGCTGGGCGCGATCACGGCCAGCGCGTCATACATTGATGCGCCGGTGGCGGTGCGCGCGGCGCTGCCACAGGCCAACCCCAGCATCTACCTCACGTCGTCGCTGGGCATCACCTTCCCGTTCAACCTCGTGATCGGGCTGCCGTTGTATTACCAGTTCGCCCTGTGGCTGCATGCGCTGGTGCGCTGA
- the thyX gene encoding flavin-dependent thymidylate synthase has product MTASDESSSNREHAPVAEVVFRPPDRAALLGKRVAVLDKGWVELQDLMGDDLAIVNAARVSFLGESKGSEKDKKLLFYLMQHRHTSPFEQVEFKFRVRAPVVTWWQWVRHRTWQFNAQSGRYVAFDEDDFYVPDVWRKQSPSNKQASLGELTSEEGAPLTAALLEHYERGYRLYQQALNAGVAREQARIFLPGFAVYYTWVAKVDAHNLMHFLSLRMAEDAQFEIRVYAQTIYEHFFKPALPWTAEAFEQFILAKLGG; this is encoded by the coding sequence ATGACCGCAAGCGATGAATCATCCTCGAATCGCGAGCATGCGCCGGTCGCCGAAGTCGTCTTTCGTCCACCCGACCGCGCCGCATTGCTCGGCAAGCGTGTGGCGGTGCTCGACAAGGGCTGGGTGGAACTGCAAGACCTGATGGGCGACGACCTGGCCATCGTCAACGCTGCGCGCGTGTCTTTCCTAGGCGAGAGCAAAGGCAGCGAGAAAGACAAGAAGCTGCTGTTCTATCTGATGCAGCACCGGCACACCAGCCCGTTCGAGCAGGTGGAGTTTAAGTTCCGCGTGCGCGCGCCGGTGGTGACGTGGTGGCAGTGGGTGCGGCATCGCACTTGGCAGTTCAACGCACAGTCCGGCCGCTACGTGGCCTTCGACGAGGACGACTTCTATGTGCCGGACGTGTGGCGCAAGCAGTCGCCGTCGAACAAGCAGGCCAGCCTAGGCGAACTGACGTCCGAAGAAGGCGCACCGCTCACCGCGGCGTTGCTCGAGCACTACGAGCGCGGCTACCGGCTCTACCAACAGGCGCTGAATGCGGGCGTGGCGCGCGAACAGGCGCGCATCTTCCTCCCCGGCTTCGCGGTGTATTACACCTGGGTGGCCAAGGTGGACGCGCACAACCTCATGCACTTCCTCAGCCTGCGCATGGCCGAGGATGCGCAGTTCGAGATTCGCGTTTACGCCCAAACGATCTACGAGCACTTCTTCAAGCCGGCGCTGCCCTGGACGGCGGAGGCGTTCGAGCAGTTCATCCTCGCGAAGCTGGGCGGGTAG